AAAAGGATTTTTTTCAAAAAAACAGAACTCTAAATCACTGAATCGAGCTTTGAATCTTGCAACCTTTCTAGAACAAAACCGCCACCAGGAAATTGATCTTATGAAGATGGATATAGGTCATGAGTAAGCTTTCTGCAAGAAAAGTGAGAATACTTTATCTATACTTCTATCATCAATTGTGGTTATGTATGGCAATAAGCCAATAAGTGATTGAACCCTAAGAAATCAATATGAGACACCAGGTTAAGAACATTATCAGAAGTTCAAGAATTTTAAATATTGTGCCGCGGATTGCAGTTGCCTCACAATACTATAACCATCGTTATTGGCAGATCCTTAAGTGGTCAGTATCATCGAAAGAAGATACCAATTTTACGTATCCTCTTACTAAGAGAAACTTGCAAACACTGTATCAGCTCATATCTGTAGTAACAGGAAGATCCTATCAAGACGTGGAAGGTCTTGGAAATGAAGTTCAGGATGATGAAGAACTAAAGGCGCATGTGATAAAGAAGATTCAAGCATCTGATCAAAGGTCGGTGGCAGACTTGAGATGCGACCTTCATAAACGGATCGGCTGGTATATCATGGCGCGGATCACCAAGCCTAAAGTTGTTATAGAAACAGGGATCGACAAAGGGTTAGGAGCTGTCACATTATGCGCAGCTTTGCTGCGTAATAAAGCAGAAGGATTTGATGGCTTTTACTATGGAACAGATATTAATCCCGAAGCAGGGTATATGCTGGATGGTAAATATTCTAGTGTGGGTAAAATACTTTATGGTGATTCTGTTAACAGTCTGCAGCAATTTGATAAGCAAGTGGACCTTTTTATCAATGACAGTGATCACTCTGCTGAGTATGAGTATAGGGAGTATGAGACTATCTTTCCAAAGCTGTCTGAAAATGCGATCATTTTGGGGGATAACTCCCATGTAACGGATGAGCTACTGAAATTCTCGATGGCAAAAGGCAAAAAGTATCTTTTCTATAAAGAAGAGCCACTTGATCATTGGTACCCGGGAGGTGGAATAGGCTTTTGTTTTTAATTATCTTTCAATGAGAAAAATTGTTTTTGTAGGGCTACTTCCTCCTGTTGTTAATGGCCAGGCTATTGCCACTGATAGGATATTGAAGCACTTAGTGGAAAAGCATCCTGATATTTCCGTTTTACCCATTCCAGATCATCATGAACCTGATACCCTAAAAGGTAAACTTCAAAAAGTATTTTCATTTGCATGTTTGATGATTAAATTCATATATAAGTCAGGAATATCAAGAAAAATTATTTATTTAAGTGGTGCAAGATCTGTAATTGGATTTTACCGGAATATGCCTTTCATCCTTTGGAGCAGCTTGTGGGGGCATAAGACAATCCTTCATTTTCATTGCGGAGATTATAGTGAGTTTTTAAGTACAAAGAATTCTTTATTTAAGCTTCTAAATAAGAAGATTTATTCACTTGTTGATCGTGTAATTATTTTAGGTGAAAGTATCAAACCGAGTTTTACGCTAACACCATCTTTAGGTAATAGAATAAAGGCTGTTCCTTATGGAGTTCCACTAACGGCTAACATTTATCCGAAGAAGCTCCCAGAAACTGCTGATGAAAAAATTCACCTGTTATTCCTGTCTAACTTGATTGAATCAAAGGGTTATTTAGATGTTCTTGCGGCTGTAAGAATACTTGTGCATGAATATGATCAGAAGAATATCATTTGCCATTTTTGCGGAGCTTTCATGTCAAGTCCTGAAGACGATGATTTGGTCAGAAATGGTGATCCTGAAGCTTATTTTTACAAGTTGATCCACGATTATAATGTAGATGGGAATGTGATTTTTCATGGAGTGGTTGGTGGAGAAAAAAAAGAAACACTGCTTTCTTCTGCTCATTTCTTTTTGCTGCCTACCAATTACCGAACAGAAGGGCAACCTGTTTCTATATTAGAGGCAATGTCTTATGGCCAGGTGGTTATTTCAACCAGGTACCGTGCCATTCCAGATATGGTGTTAGACAATAGCACAGGTTTTTTAGTTCCATATGGTTCACCTGCAGATATTGCTCTTAAGATTCGTGAGTTGGTAGATGAACCTGCAGTTTATCATGCAATGAGTAGTAAGGCATTGCAACATGTACATGAAAACTTTAAACTTGAATCTCATTTGCAGCAAGTATATAAAGTTTTCCAGGAAGTAGCTTAATAAGCAGGTAGAATGACTATCTCTATAATCACCGTTTGTTTCAATAGCGCAAAAACAATAGCTGAAACTATTGAAAGTGTGCTTTCACAATCGTATCCGCACATCCAATACATCATCATTGATGGGGGGTCTACTGATGGCACCTTAGAAATTATCAGGAGCTATGGTCCGAAAATAAATATCGTTGTTTCTGAACCGGATAATGGTTTATATGATGCCATGAATAAAGGCATTAGCATGGCGACTGGTGAAATAATAGGTATCTTAAATTCAGATGATCTTTTTTATTCCAGCACTGTGTTGCAAAAAGTAGCAAATGCTTTTTTATCTGCTCAGCCTGATATTGTTTATGGTAATATCTGGATGAGTTCAAGCGACCAGATGAACAAACCTGTGCGGAAATGGATTGCAGGTCGCCAAAGACCGTTTACTTCCGGTTGGCACCCACCACACCCTGCAGTTTATGTAAAACGTAGATGCTACGATGATTTTGGTTTTTATAAACCAGACTTTGCTGTTTCAAGTGATTTTGAAATGATGCTGCGTCTCTTTCATGTACATAGTCTTAAAGCACATTACCTAGATGAGGTAATAGTGAACATGCGTATGGGAGGTGCGAGTACTGGTTCATTAAAAAATATCATTGTTGGTAACCTCAACATAAAAAAGGCATTTAGGGAAAATCAGGTTTCATACCCCCTTCTTTACCCTGTTAAGCGTGTGATTAAAAAGCTGAAACAATACATTTAGCAGGCGGCTTTCATGGTTCGTCCTATAGACTCATGAACTTATATTCCTTACCTGCGGAAGGAGGGTGCGATTTCCTGATCCTGCTTAAATCATAATTAAAAACCTTTCTATCTTCTGAGGGATTAGAAGATTAGAAAATTATGTACTAGTTTGCCATCGCTTGTCCTGTTATCAGAATAGTACAATTTTCAGGTATAACAAACCCCCTACCTACACATGAAGACTGTTATAATTGGAGGCTCCGGATTTATCGGGACAAATCTGATTAATCTCTTAAATCCGACTTCAGATATATTGAACCTGGATAAAAACCAATCCTGGCAACATTCTTCTCTTAGCCGTGTCGCTGATGTAAGGGATAAAGGAAAGCTTGAAGAATATATTCCTTATGACACCTCGGCAGTTATTCTTTTAGCAGCGGAGCACCGAGACGATGTATCACCCGTTTCCCTATATTATGATGTAAACGTACAGGGCACGCAAAATGTTATAGATACGTGTATAAAAAAGGATATTAATAAAATTATTTTTACTAGTTCTGTGGCTGTTTACGGCCTAAATTCTGAAGATACCACAGAAGACGCTACACCTAATCCATTTAATCATTACGGAAAAAGTAAGCTACAGGCAGAGCAGTTACTAGTTAAATGGCAAGAGGAATGTCCTGGTGAAAGGACTCTTATCGTTATTCGGCCAACGGTTGTTTTTGGTCCGGGTAATAAAGGAAACGTATATAATCTCCTGAACCAGTTGGTTAATGGAAAGTTTATGATGGTGGGGAAGGGCCACAACAAAAAATCTTTAGCTTATGTTGATAATGTTTCAGGATTTATTGAGCATTGTCTGAATAATATCAACAATGGATCACACATATTCAACTATGTAGATAATCCTGATTACTCAGTTAATGAGTTATTGCTTTTTGTCGAAAAAGTACTGAAGAAGAAGCTGCCACCTATACGAATACCTTATGTTTTTGGTTATTCAGCTGCTAAATGCATTGATTTATTATCTAAAATAACCAACACGAGGTACGCTATCAGTAGTGTTAGAATAAAGAAATTTTGTGCTACAACACAATTCTCTGGTGAGAAGATGCTTGCATCTGGTTACAGTCCCAAGATAACATTACAAGAAGGGCTTAATATAACAATAGACGCCATTTGTAGTTCAACTACTACTCGTGGTACCAATGTGAAAGTGATGACTCCATCTGTTTATCATGTAAAAGAAGCTCAATCATAACCTTAAGGTAGGTTGGCAACTGTTGGTTTGGCAGGAGTGAACAAGCCTCATTAGAACATTTACCTGAACCAATAGAAACATAAAAGCATGATTGGTATCAGAAACAACTAGTGTACACGTTTATTCATATCATTAAAAGGTAATAAGGCCCTTCCTTATTACCTTTTTTTGTTCGTACTCACTCTTCACCTGCACCCGCTATCCGCTCCAAATACTGGTTCTGCAGCATCTTTAACTACTTCCTTTGTCAAAAGCCTTTAAATTGCGCACTAATTTTTACCAGATTTTAAGTATGTCGAAGCTCAAGATATTCCTGACCCTTGTTTTGCTGGCGTTCTCTTGGTGTTTGTTTGCCCAGATACCTAATCTTCCCTCTAATCTTTACAATGTAAGATCCAGTGACATCCCGGAGGAAAGGGTGGTGCAGATAGCTGCCTACCTCCGCGAAAACAAAGTTTCTGACCAGCAGGCGTATGAGCAAATGCTATCACGCGGAATGTTGGCTTCGGAAGCTGCCGCATTGCGCACTAGGATTCAAAAGGCTTTACAACAGACAAATACTACAGATAATCCTAATGACAATAACAGGTCGTCACTCGATAATTCCGATAAAACCCGTTATAACGAAACACAAGAGTCTATAGCAGAAGTGAAAAATCCGCAGAAGATCTTCGGTTTCGAAATTTTCAACCTTCCTGGTGGCGTTTTTGAGCCTAACCTGAAAATAGCAACGCCCGTTGGCTATGTTTTAGGGCCGGACGACCAGATAATATTAAATATCTACGGTTACCAGGAAGCTAATTATACGCTTACCGTTAGTCCTGAAGGAAGCATTATCATTCCTAATGTAGGAGTCATATATGTAGCAGGTCTTACATTAGAACAAGCTACCGATAAGATCAGGAACAAACTGGCGACATCCGGTTATTCGCTTATACGTTCAGGACTCACCAAGATCAACCTGTCTGTAGGCAGGATCCGGAGTATAAGGGTGACTGTTCTGGGAGAGGTTAAAAAGCCAGGTAGTTATACATTGCCATCTTTGGCTACAGCTTTTAATGCTTTATATCTTTCTGGTGGACCGAATGAGATCGGTAGTTTTCGTGAGATAGAACTTATTCGCGGAGGTAAAAAGATACAGCTACTCGACATATATGACGTGCTGCTGAAAGGAGACCAGGCAGGTAACCTGCAGTTGCGCGACCAGGATGTTATCCGCGTTCCTGCTTATAAAGTAAGGGTAGGGCTGGCTGGTGAGGTGAAGCGTCCAGGGTTGTTTGAAGTATTGCCAGGTGAAACCTTTGAAAACCTATTAGGTTTTGCAGGTGGCTTTTCTGATAGCGCCTACACTGCCAGCGTTACCGCATATAAATCAACTGATACTGAAAAAAGGATCATCGATATTGAAAAAGCACAATTCAGTACCTATACACCAAGCAGGGCAGAGAGTTTTCTTGTAAAGAAACTGGTAGAACGTTATACCAACCGAGTTACTGTTTCTGGTGCTGTTTACCTACCTGGCGATTATGAACTATCACCAGGTATGACCTTGTACGATCTTTTAGTGAGGGCACAGGGGCTGAAAGAAGATGCTTTTGCAAAGCGTGGTATCATCATGAGGCAAAAGGCTGATCTTACCCCTGAATATCTTGCTTTTAATCCTGCTGAGGTGATGCAGGGACAGCGCAACCTGGAGCTTCGCCGAAATGATGAAGTGATCATCACATCAAACACACTTTTGCGGGAAGAACGTCAAGTTTCTATAACAGGTGAGGTAAGGCGTGTAGGTAACTATCCTTATGTAGAAAACATGACTTTAAAAGACCTGATACTTTTAGCAGGTGGTTTTACAGATGCAGCTATTCCGCAGAAAATAGAAGTTGCACGCCGTATACGCAAAGACAGTTTTGGTGTAGCGGATATACAGATTGCAGATGTTATAGATGTTACTTCCATTGCTGACTTGGAGCAAAATGGAAGAGACATCCAGTTAACTCCTTATGATGCTGTGGTGGTTAGAAGAAATCCTGGTTACCAGGCGCAGGTAAATGTGCGTGTGGAAGGAGAGGTGATCTTCCCTGGACCATATGTATTGCGAAACAAGAACGAAAGAGTAAGTGATGTAATTAGACGTGCTGGTGGCTTAACTAACCAGGCTTATAAAATGGGTGGTTACCTGACACGGGTAAACAATCATAATGTAGTAAACCAGCTGAACTCTGAAAAGGTGACCAAGATACAGGAGCAATTGAAGGATAGCACCGGGAAAGTGGAGCAGGAAGTATCACGCCCGGTAGACCAGATCGCCATCAATCTTAGTTCTATCCTGGCTAACCCTGGAGGTAAAGAAGATATTGTAATGGAAGATGGTGATATACTCAATATCCCGAAAGAGAAAATGGAAGTACGGATTAGCGGCGAGGTACTTTTTCCTACACGTGTGGTGTACGAAGAAGATATGGACCTGAAGGATTATATAGGCCGTGCAGGTGGATTTACAGATAATGCACGGAAGGCGCGGGTATATGTTCTTTATCCAAATGGTAATGCGGCCAAAACAAGCAATTTCCTCTTTTTCAAAAGTTTCCCGCGGGTAACACCTGGTGCAGAGATCATAGTTCCTAAAAAACATGAAACCGAAAAACGCAGGATGACAACTGGTGAGATTGTTGGTATAACTACAGCACTTACATCTTTTGCGGGGGTATTATTGACTCTGATCATCAACTTGAAGTAAGCTTGTAAGTCTTTACCGGTAAGAAGTGGATAATACTCATGATATTTTAGTGAGGATTTCGATTCGAACAAGAATTATAAGACAGTTACTGTAAGTGAAATGAGTAAGTTTAACTCTATTACATCAATTCAATCTATTCGAAAGCAACTTACCTGGATCTTCTTGCCTTAAGGCAACTTGGTACTTTCAGGTCAACATAAGAGATTTTCCTCCATATTTGCGAAACTTTTCACGTAACAGCTGGCATTTTCATGTTTTTGTGTACGTGCAGGGGGAAGTTTGTTATAAGGTCGTTGTGACTGAGTAGGCGAAGCTGTGCCTTGGATATGCTGAATATTTATTTTGAGCACAGTTTTTAAACATGATCTAATGCTTCATATTATCTAATTGTAAAATGATTGCCTGGAAATAAAGATGAGTACTGATAAAGAGATATCGCTGGTTGAGGTAAATCATATCATAAGGGGATGGTTTAGGTATATCATGAGCAAGTGGCTTATAATAGCTCTTATAGCCCTTGTATTTGCTGTGCTTGGAGTGCTGTATGCCTGGTCTCAAAAAACAGAATATACAAGTGAACTTACTTTCGCTGCAGAGGGAGAAAGTAAAGGCGGACTAGGCGGTTATGCATCATTAGCAGCAACATTTGGTATAGATATGTCTGCTGGTGGGGGTGGCGCTTTTGAAGGAGATAATCTTATCGAATTGATCAGGAGTAGGAGAATTGTAGAGAATACTTTTCTCACACCAGTAGATATCAATGGGAAGAAGGAATTACTCGTTAACTATTATATACGTGCTACCGATAAAGATTTTGCCAAAGATCAACAAGTAACTTTTGAGGTAGACCAGCAGCCAGGTAACAGGAAGCGCGACAGTATCATGGATGTATTTTACCAGGATGCATTAACGCGTTTGAACATTGGCAGGGTCGACAAAAAACTAACAATTGTTTCAGCTACTTTTCGCTCCGAAGATGAATTATTTGCTAAGCTATTTCTTGAGAACCTGGTAAATAATGTTATAGACTACTATATAGATTATAAGAGTTTAAAGGGGAAGCAAAATCTAAGTATCCTGCAGCGGCAGACAGATTCGGTAAGACGACTGATAAGTGGAGGAATAGTGGATGTAGCAGCTACCAACGATCTTAATGTAAATCCGCTGCGCCAGATCGTTCGTACGGGTGTACAAAGAAAGCAGGTAGATGTGCAGGTAAACAGTGCACTGTACCAGGAATTGGTAAAAAACCTGGAGCTATCAAAGATATCATTGCGTAAAGAAACTCCTTTGATCCAGATCATTGATTCACCACGCTTGCCGCTAAAAAAGAAGAAGATGGGCAGGTTGAAAGGTGCGATCATCTTTGGATTGGCAGGAGGGATATTAGCTTTACTGATCTTCACAATTAAGAGAATGCTGACGCCCAAGGTTTCGGACCCGAAAAAGTCGGCTTAATAAGCCGGTATACTTATCCTATGCAAATGCCAGAGCCATACATAATAGAGTTACCTAAAATACTCGATGAAAGGGGAAACCTCTCATTCTTTCAAAACGAACAGCATATTCCTTTCAAAATTCAGCGGGTATATTGGATTTATGATGTACCTGGAGGAGAGGTAAGAGGTAGTCATGCATTCAAGCAACAAGCTGAATTGATAGTGGCTTTATCAGGAAGTTTTGACCTTGTGCTTCACGATGGTAAAAAGGAAATAAAGTATAGTCTCAACCGTTCCTATATGGGTGTTTACATACCTCAAATGATCTGGAGAAGATTAGAAAATTTTTCTACTAATTCCCTGGCACTCGTTTCGGCCAATACTGTTTTCGATGAACAAGATTATATACGTGACTTCAATGAATTTTTAGCTTTAAAAAATGAACACCTCTAATACAGTCTTCGACTGCTCAATTGTCCAGCTGGATAGGATTCATTTCAGGGCAGGAAATATAACTCCAGTCACCAACCAGGTTCAGATACCATTTGATGTGGAGCGGATCTTTTATTTGTATGACATACCTGGGGGAGAATCGCGTGGTGCTCATGCACATAAAGAATGTCATCAATTCCTGGTGGCAGCCAGTGGAAGTTTCGAGGTGTTGCTGGATGATGGTAAAGTGCAGAGGCTGGTTCAACTAAACAGGCCTTATCACGGTTTACATATACCTCCTTACATATGGGCAAGTGAAATTAACTTCTCTTCGGGAGCCATCTGCCTTGTATTGGCATCACACAAGTACAACGAAGAGGATTATATAAGGGATTATGAAACTTTCAAACGTTTAAGTAACAAGGAAGGTTTGAAATAACTTATTTCAAATTTTAAGAAAAAAAGGCAAGTTGAACAGGGAGAGTATATGGTAGCTTTCGATAAATATGGATTGTCTTTAAGGACTGTAGTAGAAAATGATGCTGATTTCATAGTTCAATTAAGAACAGATCCAAAGCTTAGTAAACACTTGTCAAGTACAAGTACTGACATTGAAAAGCAAAAAGAATGGATTAGAGATTATAAAGAAAGAGAGTTGCATCGAAACGAATATTATTTCCTGATTTCGTCCAATGAAGGTCCCGTTGGTTTAAATAGATTATACAACTTCAAAGAAGATACTTTCGAAATTGGTAGTTGGTTATTTAAACCAACAGCTAATGAAAAATATTCGATCTTAGGAGACCTTGCTGCAAGGGATTATGGTTTCGAAGAGCTTCATTTTTCTTTCTGTACTTTTGAAGTGAGAAAAGAAAATAAATCAGTATTACGTTATCATAAACAATTTAAGCCCGAAGCTATAGGGGTAGATAGTGATAATTTTTATTTTAAATTATCATACAACAGCTATAAATGCTATAGAGATAAATTATTAAGTATTCTTTTATGAATGATATTACAACCTTTGTTGAACAGTTTAAAGAGCAATTCATTGATGCAGATGAGATAACAATTGACCCTTTCACTAACTTCAGGCAAATTGAAAGTTGGGATTCTTTAACAGGAATGTCAATACTTGTGATGATAAAAGATGAGTTTGATGTTGATATTACTGTAGAGGAGTTTAAGAATTGTAGTAATGTGCAAGAAGTTTACGATTTGGTTCAAGCAAAAAAAAGCTAAGTGACAACAGTTTATCTATCAGCTATTGAATATTACTTACCTGAGCAAGTACTTTCGAATGAATTGATTGCTGCAGAACATCCTGATTGGAGTATTGAAAAAATTGCAACAAAAACTGGAATCAACAATAGGCATATTGCAGGTGTGGAAGAATTTTCAAGTGATATGGCTGTGATTGCTGCTCAAAGATTATTTGAAAACCATAAGATAGATAAAGGAATAATTGATTTTGTTATTCTTTGTACCCAAAGTCCTGATTATTTATTACCCACCACAGCTTGCATCATACAAGATAAACTAGGGCTTTCAAAAAGAATAGGTGCATTTGATTTCAATTTAGGGTGCTCAGGTTTTGTGTATGGTTTAGGTATAGCTAAAGGATTAGTTGCTTCTTCCCAGGCAAGTAATGTTTTATTACTAACTTCAGAAACTTACTCAAAATTTATTCATAAGGCAGATAAGAGCAATAAAACATTGTTTGGAGATGCAGCTGCAGCTACTCTTGTTACTGCGAATGATATCAATGGAATTCTTTCTGGTTCCATCAAAGATTTTAGTTATGGTACTGATGGTAGTGGGGCAGAATACTTGATTGTGAAGAACGGAGGCGCTAAAAGTAATTTTTTACGGAGGGATAGCAGCGAAAGTGAGATGCCGGGTGATGACAATCTTTATATGGATGGGAAAGCAATTTTCGAATTTACCGCTTTCCAAATACCAACACTTATCAATGATACCTTAGAGAAGCATCAGTTACAAATAGAAGATATTGATCTTTTTGTGTTTCACCAGGCGAATGAATTCATGTTAAATACTGTTCGTAAAAGATGCAAAATTCCTTCTGAAAAATTTTTTATACACTTATCCGATTGTGGTAATACAGTTTCATCTACTATTCCTATAGCTCTTAAGGAAGCAGTAAATGAAGGAAGGATAAAAAAAGGCGATAAAGTTTTATTAGCGGGTTTTGGTGTAGGACTATCAATGGCAGCCACCATTATACAATTTTAAGTAAATGAATATTCCTTTTCTTTCATTTGATCCTGCTAATCGGTTGATTAAGCATGAGATTCTTAACAACTTTGAAAACTTTTTTGATAAAGGCTGGTATGTATTAGGTGAACAAGTAAAGCAGTTTGAGCAAGAATATGCTAATTATAACCAGGTAGAACACTGTGTGGGTGTAAGCAATGGTTTAGATGCTTTGCATATCGCATTGAAAGCACTAGAAATAGGTGAAGGTGATGAAGTGATTGTTCCTTCCAATACCTATATAGCAACGTTGTTAGCAGTATCATATGTTGGTGCTTTGCCTGTCTTGGTAGAACCAGATATCCAAACCTATAATCTTGATCCGGCAAATATTGAAGCGGCTATTACTCCACGCACAAAAGCTATCATGCCTGTGCATTTGTATGGACAGAGTTGCGATATGGCATCAATAAATGCTATTGCAGAAAAACATGGTCTTTATGTAATAGAAGACAATGCTCAATCCCAAGGTTCACTTTTCAATAACAAGCTTACTGGTTCATGGGGCCATATCAATGGTACCAGCTTTTACCCTGGCAAGAACCTGGGCGCACTGGGTGATGCAGGAGCTGTTACAACAAATGATGCGGCACTAGCGGCTAAGGCAGCTGTTTTACGCAACTATGGAAGCCAAAAGAAATATTACAACGAGGTGATCGGCTTCAATATGCGACTGGACGAGTGCCAGGCTGGATTCCTTTCTGTCAAATTGAAATACCTGCATGAATGGACAAGGCAAAGACAGGAAATAGCTGGCTGGTACAATGAGATACTTTGTAACAGCCAGGATCTTATCCTGCCATATACCAATCCACAAGCTACACACGTATATCATCTATATGTTGTTCGCACACCTCTACGCGACCAATTGCAGCAGCATCTTTCTGCACAAGGTATTGGCTCACTTATCCATTATCCAATACCACCACATCTCCAGCAAGCCTACCAGAGCCTCGGCTTTAGCAAGGGAAGCTTTCCAATAGCTGAAACGATAGCAGACACCTGCCTTAGTTTACCTTTATGGCCAGGCATGACAAAGGAAATGGTGGAGGAAGTTTGTTCCGCCATCAATAGTTTCTTCCAATCCACATCTAAGCCACAGGCAGCTGCAATCACATCCATCAATAGTTAATGCATCTATACTGCTTTTGTAACAAAGGCATCAAATTCTAGTGGAGGCAACTGAAGAAAAGGAAGTAGTTACGACTGCAGAAAAATTAACCGAGCAAGATTCGTACAGTAAGATTTTTAAATCATCATTTCTAATTGGTGGTTCACAGGTCTTCAACATCATTATTGGGATAATCAAGAATAAAGCGCTGGCTGTTCTACTTGGTCCTGCAGGCATTGGCGTAATGGGTGTTTACATGGCTGTCTCCGGGTTAATCACTTCTACGGCAGGCTTGGGTATTGGATCGAGTGGAGTCAGGCAGATTTCTGAATCAATAGCAGAGGGTAATGCAGGAAAGACCAGCTTCATTATCCGGTATATACGTAAGCTACTTTTGATTTCAGCCATCATTGCTGTGGTTGCAATGATAGCAACCAGTGAATATATAGCCCGACTATCTTTTGGCAATGAATATAAACCTGCTTACGTGGCGGGTATTAGCCTGGTATCTCTAATGGTTTTTTTTGAAACCCTAACTACAGGCGAAAAGGCTATACTGCAAGGGGCACGTCAACTACGACGGCTTGCCGTGGCACAGGTGGTGGGAGCAATGCTGGGAGCAGTAGGCAGTATCGCTATCGTGTATCTACTTGCGGATGCCGGCATCTCTTGGTTTTTAATTATCAGTTCATTCCTGCTCTTTGCGGTGTTCAGGTACCAGGCTGCCAAAGTGCCTGCTTCAGCCAAATCTGTATTACCACAAGAAATTGTACGAAGCGAGAAGAAACTCTTGATATCGCTTGGGTTGGCTTTTTTAGTTACTACCCTGGCAGGAAGTGTAGTGGCATATATACTGCGAGTGATCATTGTAGCAGAAGAGGGAGTTGATGGCGTAGGTATATACCAGGCGGCATGGGGATTGGTGAACATGGGATTCAATGTTGTATTGATTGCTATGGGAACCGATTTTTACCCCCGGCTTGTAGCAGTAGCCAATGATAATAAGCAGGTGCGGCAAGCTGTAAATCAGCAAGTAGAAGTAACCTTGCTATTTGCGCTGCCAATCGTTTTGGGCTTGTACTTGTTGTCGCCAATTATACTGGAAATTTTCTTTTCACCTCAGTTTTTAGTGGGTACAGAATTGACCCGGTGGTTTGCACTTAGTTGTTTTCTCCGCGTGCTTTGCTGGCCGCTTGGTTATATTATTATCGCCAAGGCTAAGAAAACGATGTTTGTCGTTACCAGTATTTTGTGGGAAATGGTTCATATTCCGATCATTTTCGTCTGTCTTCACTTTTGGGGCTT
This region of Aridibaculum aurantiacum genomic DNA includes:
- a CDS encoding oligosaccharide flippase family protein: MEATEEKEVVTTAEKLTEQDSYSKIFKSSFLIGGSQVFNIIIGIIKNKALAVLLGPAGIGVMGVYMAVSGLITSTAGLGIGSSGVRQISESIAEGNAGKTSFIIRYIRKLLLISAIIAVVAMIATSEYIARLSFGNEYKPAYVAGISLVSLMVFFETLTTGEKAILQGARQLRRLAVAQVVGAMLGAVGSIAIVYLLADAGISWFLIISSFLLFAVFRYQAAKVPASAKSVLPQEIVRSEKKLLISLGLAFLVTTLAGSVVAYILRVIIVAEEGVDGVGIYQAAWGLVNMGFNVVLIAMGTDFYPRLVAVANDNKQVRQAVNQQVEVTLLFALPIVLGLYLLSPIILEIFFSPQFLVGTELTRWFALSCFLRVLCWPLGYIIIAKAKKTMFVVTSILWEMVHIPIIFVCLHFWGLNGIGISYVIDYLVVLVGASFITYKYFNFTWSNDTYKSVAISVLLVAGIVLLNVLHVKPIIFYLTGALLIGISLFRMVIIAQKKLGINLVNYIRRR
- a CDS encoding sugar 3,4-ketoisomerase, with translation MQMPEPYIIELPKILDERGNLSFFQNEQHIPFKIQRVYWIYDVPGGEVRGSHAFKQQAELIVALSGSFDLVLHDGKKEIKYSLNRSYMGVYIPQMIWRRLENFSTNSLALVSANTVFDEQDYIRDFNEFLALKNEHL
- a CDS encoding DegT/DnrJ/EryC1/StrS family aminotransferase, whose protein sequence is MNIPFLSFDPANRLIKHEILNNFENFFDKGWYVLGEQVKQFEQEYANYNQVEHCVGVSNGLDALHIALKALEIGEGDEVIVPSNTYIATLLAVSYVGALPVLVEPDIQTYNLDPANIEAAITPRTKAIMPVHLYGQSCDMASINAIAEKHGLYVIEDNAQSQGSLFNNKLTGSWGHINGTSFYPGKNLGALGDAGAVTTNDAALAAKAAVLRNYGSQKKYYNEVIGFNMRLDECQAGFLSVKLKYLHEWTRQRQEIAGWYNEILCNSQDLILPYTNPQATHVYHLYVVRTPLRDQLQQHLSAQGIGSLIHYPIPPHLQQAYQSLGFSKGSFPIAETIADTCLSLPLWPGMTKEMVEEVCSAINSFFQSTSKPQAAAITSINS
- a CDS encoding Wzz/FepE/Etk N-terminal domain-containing protein, encoding MSTDKEISLVEVNHIIRGWFRYIMSKWLIIALIALVFAVLGVLYAWSQKTEYTSELTFAAEGESKGGLGGYASLAATFGIDMSAGGGGAFEGDNLIELIRSRRIVENTFLTPVDINGKKELLVNYYIRATDKDFAKDQQVTFEVDQQPGNRKRDSIMDVFYQDALTRLNIGRVDKKLTIVSATFRSEDELFAKLFLENLVNNVIDYYIDYKSLKGKQNLSILQRQTDSVRRLISGGIVDVAATNDLNVNPLRQIVRTGVQRKQVDVQVNSALYQELVKNLELSKISLRKETPLIQIIDSPRLPLKKKKMGRLKGAIIFGLAGGILALLIFTIKRMLTPKVSDPKKSA
- a CDS encoding sugar 3,4-ketoisomerase, with the translated sequence MNTSNTVFDCSIVQLDRIHFRAGNITPVTNQVQIPFDVERIFYLYDIPGGESRGAHAHKECHQFLVAASGSFEVLLDDGKVQRLVQLNRPYHGLHIPPYIWASEINFSSGAICLVLASHKYNEEDYIRDYETFKRLSNKEGLK
- a CDS encoding GNAT family N-acetyltransferase, whose protein sequence is MVAFDKYGLSLRTVVENDADFIVQLRTDPKLSKHLSSTSTDIEKQKEWIRDYKERELHRNEYYFLISSNEGPVGLNRLYNFKEDTFEIGSWLFKPTANEKYSILGDLAARDYGFEELHFSFCTFEVRKENKSVLRYHKQFKPEAIGVDSDNFYFKLSYNSYKCYRDKLLSILL
- a CDS encoding beta-ketoacyl-ACP synthase 3, whose amino-acid sequence is MTTVYLSAIEYYLPEQVLSNELIAAEHPDWSIEKIATKTGINNRHIAGVEEFSSDMAVIAAQRLFENHKIDKGIIDFVILCTQSPDYLLPTTACIIQDKLGLSKRIGAFDFNLGCSGFVYGLGIAKGLVASSQASNVLLLTSETYSKFIHKADKSNKTLFGDAAAATLVTANDINGILSGSIKDFSYGTDGSGAEYLIVKNGGAKSNFLRRDSSESEMPGDDNLYMDGKAIFEFTAFQIPTLINDTLEKHQLQIEDIDLFVFHQANEFMLNTVRKRCKIPSEKFFIHLSDCGNTVSSTIPIALKEAVNEGRIKKGDKVLLAGFGVGLSMAATIIQF
- a CDS encoding acyl carrier protein produces the protein MNDITTFVEQFKEQFIDADEITIDPFTNFRQIESWDSLTGMSILVMIKDEFDVDITVEEFKNCSNVQEVYDLVQAKKS